In one window of Coralliovum pocilloporae DNA:
- a CDS encoding dihydroorotase → MADERRKGNTVPVILKNARLYDPSQPMDEHGSLLIEDGIIKAQGGPDELAPSGTEIIDCEGHTVMPGLVDARVFVGEPGAEHRETLRSASKAAAAGGVTTIVVMPDTDPVIDDIALLDFIMRRGRDESVVRVRAMAAMTQGLEGREITEFGLLKETGALGFTDGRHSISNAMLMARALTYARDFKMPICHHTQDLSLSSNGVMNAGENASRLGLPGIPHEAETIVVDRDIRLARMTRGYYHAASISSPESARLIAGAKLEGLNVTAGISVNHLTLNENDIGSYRTFFKMSPPLRSEEDRQQMIEALKNGTIDIIQSSHDPQDVETKRHPFAEAEDGAIGLETLLSAALRLVHSGDVPLATVIKAMTSNPARLLNLEGGTLKSGSPADIVVADLDRPWVVKADALKSRSKNTPFEDARMQGKVLRTIVAGNTVYTYQEA, encoded by the coding sequence ATGGCTGATGAACGCCGCAAGGGAAATACGGTCCCCGTCATTCTGAAAAATGCACGTCTCTATGATCCGTCCCAGCCCATGGATGAACATGGCTCGCTTCTGATTGAAGATGGTATCATCAAGGCTCAGGGCGGCCCGGACGAACTGGCACCCTCCGGGACCGAGATTATCGACTGCGAAGGCCATACTGTCATGCCGGGTCTTGTCGATGCCCGGGTCTTTGTCGGTGAACCAGGTGCAGAACATCGCGAAACCCTGCGTTCTGCCAGCAAGGCAGCCGCAGCCGGTGGCGTGACCACCATTGTCGTGATGCCGGACACAGACCCCGTCATTGATGATATCGCCCTGCTTGACTTCATCATGCGCCGCGGACGGGATGAGTCCGTTGTTCGGGTCCGCGCCATGGCGGCCATGACACAGGGGCTCGAAGGCCGTGAAATCACCGAATTCGGCCTCTTGAAAGAGACCGGTGCCCTTGGCTTTACTGATGGGCGTCACAGCATTTCCAATGCCATGCTGATGGCGCGCGCACTCACCTATGCCCGTGATTTCAAGATGCCGATCTGCCATCACACCCAGGATCTGAGCCTCAGCTCAAACGGTGTAATGAATGCGGGCGAGAATGCATCACGTCTTGGTCTGCCGGGCATTCCGCATGAAGCAGAAACCATTGTGGTCGACCGGGATATCCGCCTGGCCCGCATGACACGTGGCTATTATCACGCAGCCAGCATTTCCAGCCCGGAATCAGCTCGCCTGATCGCTGGTGCAAAGTTGGAAGGCCTCAATGTCACGGCAGGTATCTCTGTCAATCATCTGACCTTGAACGAAAATGACATCGGCTCCTACCGGACATTCTTCAAGATGTCCCCGCCCCTGCGCAGTGAAGAAGACCGGCAGCAGATGATCGAAGCGCTGAAAAACGGCACCATCGATATCATCCAGTCCTCCCATGACCCGCAGGATGTGGAGACCAAGCGTCATCCGTTTGCCGAGGCTGAAGATGGAGCGATCGGTCTTGAAACCCTGTTGTCCGCCGCTCTCAGGCTTGTTCATTCCGGCGATGTGCCGCTGGCAACAGTGATCAAGGCCATGACCAGCAATCCGGCCCGCCTTCTCAACCTTGAGGGAGGCACCCTGAAATCGGGAAGCCCTGCCGATATTGTCGTTGCAGATCTGGATCGCCCCTGGGTCGTCAAGGCAGACGCACTCAAGTCCCGCTCAAAAAATACGCCATTTGAAGATGCCCGAATGCAGGGCAAGGTTCTGCGTACCATTGTGGCCGGAAACACCGTCTATACCTATCAGGAGGCCTGA